Proteins encoded by one window of Pseudorca crassidens isolate mPseCra1 chromosome 3, mPseCra1.hap1, whole genome shotgun sequence:
- the ADGRL1 gene encoding adhesion G protein-coupled receptor L1 isoform X4, translated as MARLAAVLWSLCVTAILVTSATQGLSRAGLPFGLMRRELACEGYPIELRCPGSDVIMVENANYGRTDDKICDADPFQMENVQCYLPDAFKIMSQRCNNRTQCVVVAGSDAFPDPCPGTYKYLEVQYDCVPYIEVEQKVFVCPGTLQKVLDPTSTHESEHQSGAWCKDPLQAGDRIYVMPWIPYRTDTLTEYASWEDYVAARHTTTYRLPNRVDGTGFVVYDGAVFYNKERTRNIVKYDLRTRIKSGETVINTANYHDTSPYRWGGKTDIDLAVDENGLWVIYATEGNNGRLVVSQLNPYTLRFEGTWETGYDKRSASNAFMVCGVLYVLRSVYVDDDSEAAGNRVDYAFNTNANREEPVSLAFPNPYQFVSSVDYNPRDNQLYVWNNYFVVRYSLEFGPPDPSAGPATSPPLSTTTTARPTPLTSTASPAATTPLRRAPLTTHPVGAVNQLGPDLPPATAPAPSTRRPPAPNLHVSPELFCEPREVRRVQWPATQQGMLVERPCPKGTRGIASFQCLPALGLWNPRGPDLSNCTSPWVNQVAQKIKSGENAANIASELARHTRGSIYAGDVSSSVKLMEQLLDILDAQLQALRPIERESAGKNYNKMHKRERTCKDYIKAVVETVDNLLRPEALESWKDMNATEQVHTATMLLDVLEEGAFLLADNVREPARFLAAKQNVVLEVTVLNTEGQVQELVFPQEYPSENSIQLSANTIKQNSRNGVVKVVFILYNNLGLFLSTENATVKLAGEAGAGGLGGASLVVNSQVIAASINKESSRVFLMDPVIFTVAHLEAKNHFNANCSFWNYSERSMLGYWSTQGCRLVESNKTHTTCACSHLTNFAVLMAHREIYQGRINELLLSVITWVGIVISLVCLAICISTFCFLRGLQTDRNTIHKNLCINLFLAELLFLVGIDKTQYEIACPIFAGLLHYFFLAAFSWLCLEGVHLYLLLVEVFESEYSRTKYYYLGGYCFPALVVGIAAAIDYRSYGTEKACWLRVDNYFIWSFIGPVSFVIVVNLVFLMVTLHKMIRSSSVLKPDSSRLDNIKSWALGAIALLFLLGLTWAFGLLFINKESVVMAYLFTTFNAFQGVFIFVFHCALQKKVHKEYSKCLRHSYCCIRSPPGGAHGSLKTSAIRSNTRYYTGTQSRIRRMWNDTVRKQTESSFMAGDINSTPTLNRGTMGNHLLTNPVLQPRGGTSPYNTLIAESVGFNPSSPAVFNSPEHPLGGREACGMDTLPLNGNFNNSYSLRSGDFPPGDGAPEPPRGRNLADAAAFEKMIISELVHNNLRGGSSGARGPPPPEPPVPPVPGGSGEEEAGGPGGADRAEIELLYKALEEPLLLPRAQSVLYQSDLDESESCTAEDGATSRPLSSPPGRDSLYASGANLRDSPSYPDSSPEGPSEALPPPPPAPPGPPEIYYTSRPPALVARNPLQGYYQVRRPSHEGYLAAPGLEGPGPDGDGQMQLVTSL; from the exons TAGAAGTGGAGCAGAAAG TCTTCGTGTGCCCAGGGACTCTGCAGAAGGTGCTGGACCCCACCTCGACCCACGAGTCGGAGCACCAGTCTGGCGCATGGTGCAAGGACCCACTGCAGGCGGGTGACCGCATCTACGTCATGCCCTGGATCCCCTACCGCACGGACACGCTGACCGAGTACGCCTCGTGGGAGGACTACGTGGCGGCGCGCCACACCACCACCTACCGCCTGCCCAACCGTGTGGATGGCACTGGCTTCGTGGTCTATGACGGCGCCGTCTTCTACAACAAGGAGCGCACGCGCAACATCGTCAAGTACGACCTGCGCACGCGCATCAAGAGCGGGGAGACGGTCATCAACACGGCCAATTACCACGATACCTCGCCCTACCGCTGGGGGGGCAAGACCGACATCGACCTGGCCGTGGACGAGAACGGGCTGTGGGTCATCTACGCCACCGAGGGCAACAACGGGCGGCTGGTGGTGAGCCAGCTCAACCCCTACACGCTGCGCTTCGAGGGCACGTGGGAGACTGGCTACGACAAGCGCTCGGCGTCCAACGCCTTCATGGTGTGCGGCGTCCTCTACGTGCTGCGTTCCGTGTACGTGGATGACGACAGCGAGGCGGCCGGCAACCGCGTGGACTACGCCTTCAACACCAACGCCAACCGCGAGGAGCCCGTCAGCCTGGCCTTCCCCAACCCCTACCAGTTCGTCTCTTCCGTTGACTATAACCCTCGTGACAACCAGCTGTATGTCTGGAACAACTATTTCGTGGTGCGCTATAGCCTGGAGTTCGGGCCACCCGACCCCAGTGCTG gcccagccacttcgccACCCCTCAGCACGACCACCACGGCCCGGCCCACACCCCTGACCAGCACAGCCTCGCCTGCGGCCACCACCCCACTCCGCCGGGCGCCCCTCACCACGCACCCTGTGGGTGCCGTCAACCAGCTGGGACCTGACCTACCTCCAGCcactgcccccgcccccagcacccggcggccccccgcccccaatcTGCACGTGTCCCCGGAACTCTTCTGCGAACCTCGAGAGGTGCGGCGGGTCCAGTGGCCGGCCACCCAGCAGGGCATGCTGGTGGAGAGGCCCTGCCCCAAGGGGACTCGAG GAATTGCCTCCTTCCAGTGTCTACCAGCCCTGGGGCTCTGGAACCCCCGGGGCCCTGACCTCAGCAACTGCACCTCCCCCTGGGTCAACCAGGTGGCCCAGAAG ATCAAGAGCGGGGAGAACGCAGCCAACATTGCCAGCGAGCTGGCCCGCCACACCCGGGGCTCCATCTATGCGGGTGATGTgtcctcctctgtgaagctgATGGAGCAGCTGCTGGACATCCTGGATGCCCAGCTGCAGGCCCTGCGGCCCATCGAGCGCGAGTCAGCTGGCAAGAACTACAACAAG ATGCACAAGCGAGAGAGAACCTGTAAGGACTATATCAAG GCCGTGGTGGAGACGGTGGACAACCTGCTGCGGCCAGAGGCTCTTGAGTCCTGGAAGGACATGAATGCCACCGAGCAGGTGCACACGGCCACCATGCTCCTGGATGTCCTAGAGGAGGGCGCCTTCCTGCTGGCCGACAACGTCAGGGAGCCTGCCCGCTTCCTGGCCGCCAAGCAGAACGTGG TCCTCGAGGTCACAGTCCTGAACACAGAGGGTCAAGTGCAAGAGCTGGTGTTCCCCCAGGAGTACCCGAGCGAGAACTCCATCCAGCTGTCCGCCAACACCATCAAGCAGAACAGCCGGAACG GAGTGGTCAAAGTTGTCTTCATCCTCTACAACAACCTGGGCCTCTTCCTGTCCACCGAGAATGCCACGGTGAAGCTGGCAGGTGAAGCGGGCGCGGGGGGCCTGGGGGGCGCCTCCCTGGTGGTGAACTCCCAGGTCATCGCAGCGTCCATCAACAAGGAGTCCAGCCGAGTTTTCCTCATGGACCCTGTCATCTTCACTGTGGCCCACCTGGAG GCCAAGAACCACTTCAATGCCAACTGCTCCTTCTGGAACTACTCGGAGCGTTCCATGCTGGGCTACTGGTCGACGCAGGGCTGCCGCCTGGTGGAGTCCAACAAGACCCACACCACGTGTGCCTGCAGCCACCTCACCAACTTTGCCGTGCTCATGGCTCACCGCGAGATC TACCAGGGCCGCATCAACGAGCTACTGCTGTCAGTCATCACCTGGGTGGGCATCGTCATCTCCCTGGTCTgcctggccatctgtatctccACTTTCTGCTTCCTGCGGGGACTGCAGACTGACCGGAACACCATCCACAAGAACCTGTGCATCAACCTCTTCCTGGCCGAGCTGCTCTTCCTGGTTGGGATAGACAAGACTCAGTATGAG ATTGCCTGCCCCATCTTCGCTGGCTTGCTGCACTACTTCTTCCTGGCTGCCTTCTCCTGGCTCTGCCTGGAGGGCGTGCACCTCTATCTGCTGCTGGTGGAGGTGTTTGAGAGCGAGTACTCCCGCACCAAATACTACTACCTGGGCGGGTACTGCTTCCCAGCCCTGGTGGTGGGCATCGCAGCCGCCATCGACTACCGCAGCTACGGCACCGAGAAGGC CTGCTGGCTCCGAGTGGACAATTATTTCATTTGGAGCTTCATTGGGCCTGTCTCCTTTGTTATCGTG GTGAACCTGGTGTTCCTCATGGTGACTCTGCACAAGATGATCCGGAGCTCCTCCGTGCTCAAGCCCGATTCCAGTCGCCTCGACAACATTAA ATCCTGGGCCCTGGGGGCCATTGCGCTGCTCTTCCTACTGGGCCTCACCTGGGCTTTCGGCCTCCTCTTCATCAATAAGGAGTCGGTGGTCATGGCCTATCTCTTCACCACCTTCAACGCCTTCCAGGGGGTCTTCATCTTTGTCTTTCACTGCGCCTTACAGAAGAAG GTGCACAAGGAGTACAGCAAGTGCCTGCGTCACTCCTACTGCTGCATTCGCTCCCCACCCGGTGGTGCTCACGGCTCACTCAAGACCTCAGCTATACGGAGCAACACCCGCTACTACACGGGGACCCAG AGCCGAATCCGGAGGATGTGGAACGACACCGTGAGGAAACAGACGGAATCCTCTTTCATGGCGGGCGACATCAACAGCACACCCACCCTGAACCGAG GTACCATGGGGAACCATCTGCTGACCAACCCTGTGCTGCAGCCCCGTGGGGGCACCAGCCCCTACAACACTCTCATTGCCGAGTCGGTGGGCTTCAATCCTTCCTCACCCGCCGTCTTCAACTCCCCAG AGCACCCCTTGGGAGGCCGAGAAGCCTGCGGCATGGACACGCTGCCCCTCAATGGCAACTTCAACAACAGTTACTCCTTGCGAAGCGGGGACTTCCCTCCAGGGGATGGGGCCCCCGAGCCACCTCGAGGCCGGAACCTGGCCGACGCTGCCGCCTTCGAGAAGATGATCATCTCGGAGCTGGTGCACAACAACCTTCGGGGTGGCAGCAGCGGAGCCAGGGGCCCTCCACCGCCTGAGCCCCCCGTGCCGCCAGTGCCAGGGGGCAGCGGCGAGGAAGAGGCAGGCGGGCCCGGGGGTGCTGACCGGGCAGAGATCGAACTTCTCTACAAGGCCCTGGAGGAGCCACTGCTGCTGCCCCGGGCCCAGTCGGTGCTGTACCAGAGCGATCTGGACGAGTCGGAGAGCTGCACAGCGGAGGACGGGGCCACCAGCcggcccctctcctcccctccggGCCGGGACTCCCTCTACGCCAGCGGGGCCAACCTGCGGGACTCGCCCTCCTACCCGGACAGCAGCCCCGAGGGGCCCAGTGaggctctgcccccacccccacctgcacCCCCTGGCCCCCCCGAAATCTACTACACCTCGCGCCCGCCGGCCCTGGTGGCCCGGAACCCCCTGCAGGGCTACTACCAGGTGCGGCGGCCCAGCCACGAGGGCTACCTGGCGGCCCCAGGCCTCGAGGGGCCAGGGCCCGATGGGGATGGGCAGATGCAACTGGTTACCAGTCTCTGA
- the ADGRL1 gene encoding adhesion G protein-coupled receptor L1 isoform X3, protein MARLAAVLWSLCVTAILVTSATQGLSRAGLPFGLMRRELACEGYPIELRCPGSDVIMVENANYGRTDDKICDADPFQMENVQCYLPDAFKIMSQRCNNRTQCVVVAGSDAFPDPCPGTYKYLEVQYDCVPYIFVCPGTLQKVLDPTSTHESEHQSGAWCKDPLQAGDRIYVMPWIPYRTDTLTEYASWEDYVAARHTTTYRLPNRVDGTGFVVYDGAVFYNKERTRNIVKYDLRTRIKSGETVINTANYHDTSPYRWGGKTDIDLAVDENGLWVIYATEGNNGRLVVSQLNPYTLRFEGTWETGYDKRSASNAFMVCGVLYVLRSVYVDDDSEAAGNRVDYAFNTNANREEPVSLAFPNPYQFVSSVDYNPRDNQLYVWNNYFVVRYSLEFGPPDPSAGPATSPPLSTTTTARPTPLTSTASPAATTPLRRAPLTTHPVGAVNQLGPDLPPATAPAPSTRRPPAPNLHVSPELFCEPREVRRVQWPATQQGMLVERPCPKGTRGIASFQCLPALGLWNPRGPDLSNCTSPWVNQVAQKIKSGENAANIASELARHTRGSIYAGDVSSSVKLMEQLLDILDAQLQALRPIERESAGKNYNKMHKRERTCKDYIKAVVETVDNLLRPEALESWKDMNATEQVHTATMLLDVLEEGAFLLADNVREPARFLAAKQNVVLEVTVLNTEGQVQELVFPQEYPSENSIQLSANTIKQNSRNGVVKVVFILYNNLGLFLSTENATVKLAGEAGAGGLGGASLVVNSQVIAASINKESSRVFLMDPVIFTVAHLEAKNHFNANCSFWNYSERSMLGYWSTQGCRLVESNKTHTTCACSHLTNFAVLMAHREIYQGRINELLLSVITWVGIVISLVCLAICISTFCFLRGLQTDRNTIHKNLCINLFLAELLFLVGIDKTQYEIACPIFAGLLHYFFLAAFSWLCLEGVHLYLLLVEVFESEYSRTKYYYLGGYCFPALVVGIAAAIDYRSYGTEKACWLRVDNYFIWSFIGPVSFVIVVNLVFLMVTLHKMIRSSSVLKPDSSRLDNIKSWALGAIALLFLLGLTWAFGLLFINKESVVMAYLFTTFNAFQGVFIFVFHCALQKKVHKEYSKCLRHSYCCIRSPPGGAHGSLKTSAIRSNTRYYTGTQSRIRRMWNDTVRKQTESSFMAGDINSTPTLNRGTMGNHLLTNPVLQPRGGTSPYNTLIAESVGFNPSSPAVFNSPGSYREPKHPLGGREACGMDTLPLNGNFNNSYSLRSGDFPPGDGAPEPPRGRNLADAAAFEKMIISELVHNNLRGGSSGARGPPPPEPPVPPVPGGSGEEEAGGPGGADRAEIELLYKALEEPLLLPRAQSVLYQSDLDESESCTAEDGATSRPLSSPPGRDSLYASGANLRDSPSYPDSSPEGPSEALPPPPPAPPGPPEIYYTSRPPALVARNPLQGYYQVRRPSHEGYLAAPGLEGPGPDGDGQMQLVTSL, encoded by the exons TCTTCGTGTGCCCAGGGACTCTGCAGAAGGTGCTGGACCCCACCTCGACCCACGAGTCGGAGCACCAGTCTGGCGCATGGTGCAAGGACCCACTGCAGGCGGGTGACCGCATCTACGTCATGCCCTGGATCCCCTACCGCACGGACACGCTGACCGAGTACGCCTCGTGGGAGGACTACGTGGCGGCGCGCCACACCACCACCTACCGCCTGCCCAACCGTGTGGATGGCACTGGCTTCGTGGTCTATGACGGCGCCGTCTTCTACAACAAGGAGCGCACGCGCAACATCGTCAAGTACGACCTGCGCACGCGCATCAAGAGCGGGGAGACGGTCATCAACACGGCCAATTACCACGATACCTCGCCCTACCGCTGGGGGGGCAAGACCGACATCGACCTGGCCGTGGACGAGAACGGGCTGTGGGTCATCTACGCCACCGAGGGCAACAACGGGCGGCTGGTGGTGAGCCAGCTCAACCCCTACACGCTGCGCTTCGAGGGCACGTGGGAGACTGGCTACGACAAGCGCTCGGCGTCCAACGCCTTCATGGTGTGCGGCGTCCTCTACGTGCTGCGTTCCGTGTACGTGGATGACGACAGCGAGGCGGCCGGCAACCGCGTGGACTACGCCTTCAACACCAACGCCAACCGCGAGGAGCCCGTCAGCCTGGCCTTCCCCAACCCCTACCAGTTCGTCTCTTCCGTTGACTATAACCCTCGTGACAACCAGCTGTATGTCTGGAACAACTATTTCGTGGTGCGCTATAGCCTGGAGTTCGGGCCACCCGACCCCAGTGCTG gcccagccacttcgccACCCCTCAGCACGACCACCACGGCCCGGCCCACACCCCTGACCAGCACAGCCTCGCCTGCGGCCACCACCCCACTCCGCCGGGCGCCCCTCACCACGCACCCTGTGGGTGCCGTCAACCAGCTGGGACCTGACCTACCTCCAGCcactgcccccgcccccagcacccggcggccccccgcccccaatcTGCACGTGTCCCCGGAACTCTTCTGCGAACCTCGAGAGGTGCGGCGGGTCCAGTGGCCGGCCACCCAGCAGGGCATGCTGGTGGAGAGGCCCTGCCCCAAGGGGACTCGAG GAATTGCCTCCTTCCAGTGTCTACCAGCCCTGGGGCTCTGGAACCCCCGGGGCCCTGACCTCAGCAACTGCACCTCCCCCTGGGTCAACCAGGTGGCCCAGAAG ATCAAGAGCGGGGAGAACGCAGCCAACATTGCCAGCGAGCTGGCCCGCCACACCCGGGGCTCCATCTATGCGGGTGATGTgtcctcctctgtgaagctgATGGAGCAGCTGCTGGACATCCTGGATGCCCAGCTGCAGGCCCTGCGGCCCATCGAGCGCGAGTCAGCTGGCAAGAACTACAACAAG ATGCACAAGCGAGAGAGAACCTGTAAGGACTATATCAAG GCCGTGGTGGAGACGGTGGACAACCTGCTGCGGCCAGAGGCTCTTGAGTCCTGGAAGGACATGAATGCCACCGAGCAGGTGCACACGGCCACCATGCTCCTGGATGTCCTAGAGGAGGGCGCCTTCCTGCTGGCCGACAACGTCAGGGAGCCTGCCCGCTTCCTGGCCGCCAAGCAGAACGTGG TCCTCGAGGTCACAGTCCTGAACACAGAGGGTCAAGTGCAAGAGCTGGTGTTCCCCCAGGAGTACCCGAGCGAGAACTCCATCCAGCTGTCCGCCAACACCATCAAGCAGAACAGCCGGAACG GAGTGGTCAAAGTTGTCTTCATCCTCTACAACAACCTGGGCCTCTTCCTGTCCACCGAGAATGCCACGGTGAAGCTGGCAGGTGAAGCGGGCGCGGGGGGCCTGGGGGGCGCCTCCCTGGTGGTGAACTCCCAGGTCATCGCAGCGTCCATCAACAAGGAGTCCAGCCGAGTTTTCCTCATGGACCCTGTCATCTTCACTGTGGCCCACCTGGAG GCCAAGAACCACTTCAATGCCAACTGCTCCTTCTGGAACTACTCGGAGCGTTCCATGCTGGGCTACTGGTCGACGCAGGGCTGCCGCCTGGTGGAGTCCAACAAGACCCACACCACGTGTGCCTGCAGCCACCTCACCAACTTTGCCGTGCTCATGGCTCACCGCGAGATC TACCAGGGCCGCATCAACGAGCTACTGCTGTCAGTCATCACCTGGGTGGGCATCGTCATCTCCCTGGTCTgcctggccatctgtatctccACTTTCTGCTTCCTGCGGGGACTGCAGACTGACCGGAACACCATCCACAAGAACCTGTGCATCAACCTCTTCCTGGCCGAGCTGCTCTTCCTGGTTGGGATAGACAAGACTCAGTATGAG ATTGCCTGCCCCATCTTCGCTGGCTTGCTGCACTACTTCTTCCTGGCTGCCTTCTCCTGGCTCTGCCTGGAGGGCGTGCACCTCTATCTGCTGCTGGTGGAGGTGTTTGAGAGCGAGTACTCCCGCACCAAATACTACTACCTGGGCGGGTACTGCTTCCCAGCCCTGGTGGTGGGCATCGCAGCCGCCATCGACTACCGCAGCTACGGCACCGAGAAGGC CTGCTGGCTCCGAGTGGACAATTATTTCATTTGGAGCTTCATTGGGCCTGTCTCCTTTGTTATCGTG GTGAACCTGGTGTTCCTCATGGTGACTCTGCACAAGATGATCCGGAGCTCCTCCGTGCTCAAGCCCGATTCCAGTCGCCTCGACAACATTAA ATCCTGGGCCCTGGGGGCCATTGCGCTGCTCTTCCTACTGGGCCTCACCTGGGCTTTCGGCCTCCTCTTCATCAATAAGGAGTCGGTGGTCATGGCCTATCTCTTCACCACCTTCAACGCCTTCCAGGGGGTCTTCATCTTTGTCTTTCACTGCGCCTTACAGAAGAAG GTGCACAAGGAGTACAGCAAGTGCCTGCGTCACTCCTACTGCTGCATTCGCTCCCCACCCGGTGGTGCTCACGGCTCACTCAAGACCTCAGCTATACGGAGCAACACCCGCTACTACACGGGGACCCAG AGCCGAATCCGGAGGATGTGGAACGACACCGTGAGGAAACAGACGGAATCCTCTTTCATGGCGGGCGACATCAACAGCACACCCACCCTGAACCGAG GTACCATGGGGAACCATCTGCTGACCAACCCTGTGCTGCAGCCCCGTGGGGGCACCAGCCCCTACAACACTCTCATTGCCGAGTCGGTGGGCTTCAATCCTTCCTCACCCGCCGTCTTCAACTCCCCAG GGAGCTACCGGGAACCCA AGCACCCCTTGGGAGGCCGAGAAGCCTGCGGCATGGACACGCTGCCCCTCAATGGCAACTTCAACAACAGTTACTCCTTGCGAAGCGGGGACTTCCCTCCAGGGGATGGGGCCCCCGAGCCACCTCGAGGCCGGAACCTGGCCGACGCTGCCGCCTTCGAGAAGATGATCATCTCGGAGCTGGTGCACAACAACCTTCGGGGTGGCAGCAGCGGAGCCAGGGGCCCTCCACCGCCTGAGCCCCCCGTGCCGCCAGTGCCAGGGGGCAGCGGCGAGGAAGAGGCAGGCGGGCCCGGGGGTGCTGACCGGGCAGAGATCGAACTTCTCTACAAGGCCCTGGAGGAGCCACTGCTGCTGCCCCGGGCCCAGTCGGTGCTGTACCAGAGCGATCTGGACGAGTCGGAGAGCTGCACAGCGGAGGACGGGGCCACCAGCcggcccctctcctcccctccggGCCGGGACTCCCTCTACGCCAGCGGGGCCAACCTGCGGGACTCGCCCTCCTACCCGGACAGCAGCCCCGAGGGGCCCAGTGaggctctgcccccacccccacctgcacCCCCTGGCCCCCCCGAAATCTACTACACCTCGCGCCCGCCGGCCCTGGTGGCCCGGAACCCCCTGCAGGGCTACTACCAGGTGCGGCGGCCCAGCCACGAGGGCTACCTGGCGGCCCCAGGCCTCGAGGGGCCAGGGCCCGATGGGGATGGGCAGATGCAACTGGTTACCAGTCTCTGA